In Leishmania donovani BPK282A1 complete genome, chromosome 35, the following are encoded in one genomic region:
- a CDS encoding glyceraldehyde-3-phosphate dehydrogenase-like protein yields MSITVGINGFGPIGKSTLFAALADPLFTVTAVVDASVCAAYIAYVIEQEYPHRNPTGPPIRVTDKQKDQIVLNDIHAIHVSAAQDPQSSTWKKYGVQYVLECTGLYTTRSRSWGHVTGGAVGVFIAAASADTNTVMASSGLERLAASLPVCAVGAPIGAVVAPVLDALAKVLEIEQVSYTALYGPQPQHPIGAKSDDSRDWRQVRLQPFASCAMASSRDNGAETVGALLPHLAGHVSASAFQVPVAQGCAIDLVVYTKEAAPADVVASAFAHAAAGSKPLSKVCIANGPMISVDCIGSSSVILDAASLSSSTEGKVHRMVLWVDVACYYAALLLSLVKQAHSIHAPPSS; encoded by the coding sequence ATGTCAATCACTGTCGGCATCAACGGCTTCGGCCCTATCGGAAAGTCCACCTTATTCGCGGCCCTAGCCGATCCGTTGTTCACCGTCACGGCAGTCGTTGATGCCTCCGTGTGCGCGGCCTACATTGCATATGTGATTGAGCAGGAGTATCCGCATCGCAACCCGACAGGGCCTCCGATTCGGGTGACGGACAAGCAGAAGGATCAGATTGTACTGAACGACATCCACGCCATTCACGTGTCGGCCGCGCAAGATCCGCAGTCATCCACGTGGAAGAAATATGGTGTGCAGTACGTGCTAGAGTGCACAGGCCTCTACACCACACGTAGCCGCAGCTGGGGTCACGTGACAGGTGGTGCGGTGGGCGtcttcatcgccgccgccagcgctgaTACGAACACAGTCATGGCATCAAGTGGCTTGGAAAGACTCGCGGCATCGTTGCCCGTGTGCGCCGTAGGAGCGCCCATCGGGGCCGTCGTAGCTCCAGTGCTGgacgcgctggcgaaggTGTTGGAGATCGAGCAGGTGAGTTACACAGCCCTCTATGGGCCTCAGCCACAGCACCCAATCGGCGCTAAGTCGGACGACTCGCGCGACTGGCGGCAAGTACGACTGCAGCCATTTGCCAGCTGTGCGATGGCGTCCAGTCGCGACAACGGCGCTGAAACAGTTGGCGCGCTCCTGCCGCATCTGGCTGGCCACGTGAGTGCTAGCGCTTTCCAGGTTCCTGTGGCGCAAGGGTGTGCAATCGACCTCGTTGTCTACACGAAAGAGGCCGCGCCGGCTGATGTGGTGGCGAGCGCCTTcgcgcacgccgcggcgggcTCGAAGCCGCTTTCAAAGGTATGCATCGCCAACGGACCCATGATCAGCGTTGACTGCATTGGCAGCTCAAGTGTCATACTCGACGCGGCTTcgttgagcagcagcaccgaagGCAAGGTGCATCGAATGGTATTGTGGGTGGACGTAGCGTGCTACTACGCTGCACTGCTGTTGTCATTGGTGAAGCAGGCTCACAGCATTcacgcgccaccgtcgtcgtaA